Proteins found in one Mycoplasma sp. 1578d genomic segment:
- a CDS encoding YlxR family protein, with protein MNEKRKNNNYTRKCIVTGQILPVEQLTRFSLRKEKQEIFLDFDKNLKGRGAYFQFSLDNWEKLKKSKALNRVFRFNVSNDNYLKIEQELLEVLNEQKKQQN; from the coding sequence ATGAATGAGAAAAGAAAAAATAATAATTACACTCGAAAATGTATTGTCACAGGTCAGATTTTACCTGTTGAACAATTAACACGCTTTTCTCTTCGAAAAGAAAAACAAGAAATATTTCTTGATTTTGACAAAAATTTAAAAGGTCGTGGAGCATATTTTCAATTTTCTTTAGATAATTGAGAAAAGCTTAAAAAAAGCAAAGCTTTAAATAGAGTTTTTAGGTTTAATGTTTCAAATGATAATTATTTGAAAATAGAACAAGAACTGTTGGAGGTACTGAATGAACAAAAAAAACAACAGAATTAG